A single window of Solanum dulcamara chromosome 5, daSolDulc1.2, whole genome shotgun sequence DNA harbors:
- the LOC129890752 gene encoding glycine-rich cell wall structural protein 1.8-like yields the protein MGDSTSTLAIVLGRICSTARTLIGLDVGVGAKVGIYAGGSGGSSSEGGGRGVVAGDHGGYAGGSGSGEGGRSGYGVGGAPGGRYAGGSGGGSGGGGGGAAPMWRWFNIKGAGGALGGESVGGGASSAHGAGGYSDGGGGSEGRDGGGAVTTGEEHGHAFGAGEEAGSGCGYDISGVESGGYGGGGGHEGGSAGDSASGGAGEASGVGYIGGEGAGGGAEEAHRAGGYGDGGGGRADGGGAFAGGGHVGGYGGGEGTGSSGRYSTNGAQSGGYGGGGGYGGGSGGASISGGAGGASGGGYGGGEGAGGSVGGAHGAGGYSGGGEGRADSGGAFASGGHISGYGGGEGAGSGGRYNIGGA from the exons ATGGGAGACAGCACAAGCACACTAGCAATTGTACTTGGAC GAATATGTTCCACTGCAAGAACCCTCATCGGTCTTGATGTTGGTGTTGGGGCCAAGGTTGGCATCTATGCTGGTGGCAGTGGAGGAAGTTCTAGTGAAGGTGGTGGACGTGGAGTTGTAGCTGGGGACCATGGTGGTTATGCCGGTGGAAGTGGTAGCGGTGAAGGTGGTAGAAGCGGATATGGTGTAGGAGGGGCACCAGGAGGTAGATATGCAGGTGGAAGTGGTGGAGGAAGTGGTGGTGGCGGCGGTGGAGCTGCACCGATG TGGAGGTGGTTCAACATCAAAGGAGCTGGTGGAGCGTTAGGTGGTGAAAGTGTCGGTGGTGGTGCAAGCAGTGCTCATGGAGCAGGAGGATATAGTGATGGTGGTGGCGGCAGTGAaggtagagatggtggtggtgcAGTGACTACTGGTGAAGAACATGGTCATGCATTTGGTGCAGGTGAAGAAGCAGGAAGTGGTTGCGGATACGATATTAGTGGAGTGGAAAGTGGTGGATATGGTGGTGGAGGCGGCCACGAAGGTGGTAGTGCAGGTGATTCAGCATCAGGCGGCGCTGGAGAAGCATCAGGTGTAGGATACATAGGCGGTGAAGGTGCTGGTGGTGGTGCAGAAGAAGCTCATAGAGCAGGAGGATATGGTGACGGCGGTGGAGGTAGAGCCGATGGTGGAGGAGCCTTTGCCGGAGGTGGACATGTAGGTGGTTATGGTGGTGGTGAAGGAACAGGAAGTAGTGGCAGATACAGTACTAATGGAGCGCAAAGTGGTGGATATGGTGGTGGAGGTGGCTACGGAGGTGGTAGTGGAGGTGCTTCAATATCAGGCGGAGCTGGAGGAGCATCAGGTGGAGGATACGGAGGTGGTGAAGGTGCCGGTGGTAGCGTAGGAGGAGCTCATGGAGCAGGAGGATACAGTGGCGGCGGTGAGGGTAGAGCCGATAGTGGAGGAGCCTTTGCCAGTGGTGGACATATAAGTGGATATGGTGGTGGTGAAGGAGCAGGAAGTGGTGGCAGATACAATATTGGTGGAGCGTAA
- the LOC129890753 gene encoding glycine-rich protein DOT1-like, with amino-acid sequence MVVLKGAVSGGGYNIGGAQSGGYGGGSGDGGGGGDGSASGGAGGASGGGYGGGEGVGAGGAHGAGVYGGGGGGEAGGGEASIDGGYACIYGGGERGESGHGGGGYAP; translated from the coding sequence ATGGTGGTATTGAAAGGAGCAGTAAGTGGTGGCGGATACAATATTGGTGGAGCGCAAAGTGGTGGATATGGTGGTGGAAGCGGCGACGGAGGTGGTGGTGGAGATGGCTCAGCATCAGGTGGAGCTGGAGGAGCATCAGGTGGAGGATACGGAGGCGGTGAAGGTGTTGGTGCAGGAGGAGCTCATGGAGCAGGAGTATATGGTGGCGGAGGTGGAGGTGAAGCCGGTGGTGGAGAAGCCTCTATCGATGGtggatatgcatgtatatatggTGGTGGTGAAAGGGGTGAATCCGGACATGGTGGTGGCGGTTATGCCCCTTGA
- the LOC129888470 gene encoding glycine-rich cell wall structural protein 1.8-like yields the protein MAKSSTRVFNIVFFVLLSIGICSAARTLIGLDVGVGAKVGVYAGGGGGGSGGGGGSGAVAGDHGGYAGGSGSGEGGGSGYGAGGAPGGYGGGGGGGSGGGGGGASAGGAHGGGSGAGEGSGSGGGYGAGGASGGGGGGGGGHGGGGGGGGATAGGAHGGGSGAGEGGGSGGGYGAGGAPRGGYGGGGGHGGGGGGGSASGGDGGASGGGYGGGEGAGGGAGGAHGAGGGGSGGGAGGGEAYAGGEGGGHAGGYGGGEGGGSGHGGGDGYAP from the coding sequence ATGGCGAAGAGTAGTACTAGAGTTTTTAAcattgttttctttgttttattgaGTATAGGAATATGTTCAGCTGCAAGAACCCTTATCGGTCTTGATGTTGGTGTTGGGGCCAAGGTTGGTGTCTATGCTGGTGGCGGTGGAGGAGGTTCCGGTGGAGGTGGTGGAAGTGGTGCTGTAGCTGGGGACCATGGTGGTTATGCCGGTGGAAGTGGTAGCGGTGAAGGTGGTGGAAGTGGATATGGTGCTGGAGGAGCACCAGGTGGATATGGTGGTGGAGGTGGTGGAGGCAGTGGTGGTGGTGGCGGTGGAGCTTCTGCTGGTGGAGCACATGGTGGTGGATCTGGTGCAGGTGAAGGAAGTGGAAGTGGTGGTGGATATGGTGCTGGTGGGGCGTCAGGCGGTGGAGGTGGTGGTGGAGGTGGCCAcggaggtggtggtggtggaggtgGAGCGACTGCTGGTGGAGCACATGGTGGTGGATCGGGTGCAGGTGAAGGAGGTGGAAGTGGTGGTGGATACGGTGCTGGTGGGGCGCCACGCGGTGGATATGGTGGTGGAGGCGGCCACGGAGGTGGCGGTGGAGGTGGTTCAGCATCAGGAGGAGATGGAGGAGCATCAGGTGGCGGATATGGAGGCGGTGAAGGTGCTGGTGGTGGAGCAGGCGGAGCTCATGGAGCAGGAGGAGGCGGCAGTGGAGGTGGAGCAGGTGGTGGAGAAGCCTATGCGGGTGGTGAAGGTGGTGGACATGCAGGTGGATATGGTGGTGGTGAAGGGGGTGGATCCGGACATGGTGGTGGTGATGGTTATGCCCCTTGa